The genomic DNA cactgttttgtgctttattttgcattgcagtgttaagtccttccattaccaaactgaattaattaattttactaatagcttagctgttatttcagtttagttttttgtcaggagagaattcagctgaggaggcacagtgacctttttggacgggcctggGCCCATATGGCCCGCCCCTAACGCTGACGCTGGGTGTGATATATCTGCTGGAAAACACACGTTTGGATTATTTGACGCAATCAAGAGACGGGACAGTAACTCGGTGAGTCTTGCTTTTGAAAGACAATTTAGATACCAAGACAAATGGCTGAGAGAACCGCTCTTTTTGAAAGTTTCCTGAACTgccatgtgtgttcagagactttcagagatcctgtgtctctgagctgcagccacaacttctgttcaagctgcctgaagaaatcctgggaacaagctgaaaacaaaaactgtcccatttgtaaaagaaaatcatcTAAAAATAATATCTGGGTGAGCTTTGCACTGAAGGAACTGTCTGACTCGTTTGCTGGGGGACAGAAAGCTGGATcatctgagacagaaaaagaagagaagaaggtggaggtggtgtgtaGTAAACATCAAGAAGAGCTTAAACTGTTCTgtaaggatgaagagagagctgtgtgtcctgtctgtgagtTATCGCTCCACCAGAGTCAAAAGGTGGTTCCTGTAGAACAAGCAGTCAGTGACCTGAAGGACCAGCTGAAATCTGACTTAGAGTCTCTACAGGACaagagggacaaacacaaacaagtagAGAAAACATACCATGAAGTGATTCAACACTCCaagaagcagctgttgtccacagagaggcagatcagagcagagttcaacaagctccaccagttcctgaaagaggaagaggagtccagactggcagctctgagggaggaagaggagcagaaggggaagactatcagcagagagatgaagatgattcaggagcacatctcctctctgtcagacagtatctctgctgttgaagaagacctgcagaaacacaacgtgcccttcctcagcagttataaagccactcagaccagagccagagtccagtgctcactgtcagatccacagctggtctcaggagcgctgatagatgtggccaaacacctgggcaacctgtccttcagagtctgggagaagatgaaggacaaggtccacttcagtcctgtcattctggacccaaacactgcaaaccgctgtctctatctgtctgatgatctgaccagtgtgagacatGGAGACACAATCCAGCAGTTTCCTGACAATCCAGAGAGAAACACTAAGTATGCCACTGTTCTGGGCTCTGAGAGCTTCAGCTCagggaaacacagctgggaggtggaggtgggagaccaTCCTCACTGGAATGTAGGTTTGACTAAAGAGTCTGttgagaggaagggagagataTATGCCTCACCAGAATATGGAATCTGGAGTTTAACTCATCGCAGTGGAAAATACACTGTTGGAGCTGGTGAGACAgtcagagtgaagaagagtctccagaggatcagagtccagctggactatgaCAGGGGGGAGGTGTCCTTCTACGACCCTGAAGACATGACTCGCATCTACACTcacagagacactttcactgagaaactcttcccatatTTCAGTATTGGAGCGGCTGGTGATGTTAAAACTGCTGATGTCAAAATCTGTCAAACTGAGATTCTCTGTGATGTTCAGACACGTTGGTGttagttcagactttaatcTGACTTCACTGTCTGTCTAGATCTCATTGAAATAATCAAGACAATCAACAGTTATAACAGAAATAATATTTAGTCAATACTTAAACTGCATTACATCATCAGGTCTTAAACTTTCATACAGCTCCAAATCAGTTTACTTATTAACCTGGTTATCATCATCTTGTGTTTAATCAGACCACAATATAACATCTACTGTATCCACTATACCAAACACTTTGTTTcagctgtgtgattctttaAGGGGAAactctacaggtgaatagggtaaaatatttaactaatagatatcaccatgaaacttccccagttgattactgacattaagacaattattttttgtattataagtttctgaaatgttatgtttaattatgcaaatgaggcattatctatagctaactttgggtgaatttaggagaaatctacagacacaaatagacaaagtagtaaaattaaTTCCAATCCCAAATtaataaattttattttattgttttcatgcaactcactgtaaaaacatgaacCCAATTATTTGTTATATCTGAAATTCATTTTTGAAAATACCTTGAGAAATTAAGGatttgtttttagaaaaaatgtgttaaagacaGTAACTAAGATTAATCCACAAGAAAATGTGGCTGCAAAATCTGTATCACATCATCAGGAGACGAACTTTAaagataaaagctgttaattattctggttatcagcatcttgttttgagtcaaaGAACATTATATCGTAGTTTCAATCATTAGTTTtcgtttttgatattttttaggATCTTCTGATGAGTTATTTTAATTTTGGATCTTTTGCtaatgatgttttattttaagataagataaaactttattcatcctgagggaaattgctgtgcagcagttgcaacaaaaagtgagaaaagtgtaaatataaaaagtgtaaatataaagtctatgacaatatggtgtaaatatatacaaaaatatatacaatgccTAAATCAAGTTAACAGTGtggatcataaaaatataaacatgcttTGATTCAGTCTTTAATTCTTACAGCGCTTCTTCAAACTGtatatgatattttttgtaGTGTATACAAGATCAATAATATGACTGATAAATGACAATGTCCAATTTGTgatcaaaataaaggaaatatcaGCAGTACAATttagtttcatgttttttttaatataaaatttAAATCCAATATATCTTTATAAAATGTACATCTTGTAACTTTCCTAGTGCTCTAGGAACTACACTGTGCCAGACCCCCCCAGCCTGTTCGATGGCCACGTCTGGCCCATGTGtttgaaacacaacaacatcttgTGTCGAGCTTTTATCTTGTAAAGATAAAAGCCGTTAATTATTCTGGGtatcagcatcttgttttgagtcaaacaacattatatagtagtttcaatcattagtttaagtttttgatatttttgggaTCTTCTGATGAGTTGTTTTAGTTTTCAAtctcaacatatatatatatatatatatagtatatatcataaattaaaacaaacagtgctcatctcaaattaatttgtaCATATCAAATAAAGAGAATAGTTTAAGAGATTTACTGAGCAGTTTTAACTCTTTCTTCATAGTCAGACAGGGTTTAGTTTTGAGTTATCTGCATTAATgtataaaaatgtacttaaccCTCCTGTTTCTTCCCGTCCGTCGACCATGCAACTTTTGTCTTCCCGGGTCAAAATGAACCCGGTCTGGTTTGACTTTTtataaagcatacagtataaactatcacccaattctgtgttacaccttttgggccaacttcattcctaattattaagttttacactttttggggggaaattaaggttaataaacctaatttccGTGAAATTATACCAAAttttttagtataaaaaaacaaccagatattgtgaattattttgactaaagttattatcagaggaacataatgttgTTGTATTATCACATACTGGTATATGTAAACTTTTAGTCAGAATATTGTTTTGAGTAGGCAACCATCCATGTTATTTTTGGGTAATTAGattaaagaaatccatatttatgatatgatggagtttgaaaacgggtcaaatttgaccctaggacaacaggagggttaataaTAGTGAAATATTGATAACAAAATCCAAATTCTGATTCGCAGCAAAGATACCAAATTTGACCGTTTTCTCTCTGAATGGTGACAGCTCAGTCCTCTTGGATTGTAGCCAGCtctgcatgtcattccagaaaaacttcactgattcacaattaaaaaaaaaacacatgttccaaactttcaatttcactttcacaaaatacacagttattCACATCAAAGTTAAACCTCAGTCTCAAGAATTCGTTCGTTGGGTAAATCTCATTCAGGATTTTGAAGTTCACCTCTTTCACCTTAGGAGGGAGAGGGAATGAAATATATCTTCTCCGTATTATCTTAAACTCTTCAGCTTCAAATTCCttgaaaacataatttctcCTGACTGGGTTAGGGAAGTATTCTCTGAACAGAATATTACTAATAACTTTGTTGGTAATCTTGCTGTCACACAAATCAATTCCTTCTATACAGAGTTGTCTTAGACTAGGGGAGATATCTGAATACAAGATGTCTTCTATCACCATTGATCtaaggcaggggtcagcaacctgcggctccggagccacttgaggctctttagctcctctccagtggctccctgtggatttataaaaatggaaatgaataactgttttttgtttacattttcatttttatgtatcattgttgtaggtctaatgtacgacggtacgacagagtattagggccacattgaggaaaaaaaataaatctgagatttcgagaataaagtcataatattacgagaataaagttgtaatattatgaaaataaagtcatacgtttacgagaaacaaagttgtaatgtgagaataaagtcagaagtttacgagaaaaaaaagtcgtaatattatgagaataaaatcataatattataaagtagtaattttacttatttaatttttttctcgtaaagttttaactttattctcgtaatattacgactttttttcttgtaatattatgactttattctggaaatctctgattttttccccccttaacgtggccctaatactccgtagtacatttgcactttggccctcactgcattagacttatatactatatacttagactataaactgtgttaccttcatcacaatgctcaaatgttttgcggctccagacagatttttttttttctttgcctaaaaatggctcttttgacagtaaagcttgctgacccctgatctaaggGAAGCTGGTACGGCTTTTATCTTTCTATTATAGTTCTTAACGGTACATTGGATTGAGAACTTCTCACAAAACTCTTCATGATGTCACAAGTTTCCACTGCCATCCATGAAATGGGCTACAGCCCAAATCCCTTTGGATTTCCAAACCACTATGTACTCTGATTTTTTACTCCACAAAATGTGTCTATTGTTCCACACAGGTGTGTTATGTGGTGTAAAgttatgtttgtaaattaacttCCAATAGAGGAGCACTTGCTGATGGAAAGCGGAAAGTTTGacaatgtaaaaatcccatcGGCTTTGTGATGCTGACTTCCAGGTTGGCCTACATTAATTCATCATCCCTGCACCGCTCTATTTGCTTCTGTAAAGCCACATGACTAATTAACTGATTGTAGAAACAAACTCATAGCAGCCTGATGACGGCTAAAtagctgaaaacatgtgaggaatAAATGAATTGTGCAACTTGTTTAATTTAGATGGAGTTGTTTTGATTCTCACACTGGTCTgtacctcactgtgtgtgttgtcaacATTAGAAACAGtcagaaatcacatttaaaagatgGTTCAACTTTACCCTCCTACAACTTCACTGCATCATTATAATctcatataaaaacaaacagacaagcaGAATCATGTCAGTTGTTGATCAGCTTTGTTAGTTGAAGTCGTAACAGTGTGTTGATACTCCAGTCTGTTCTAGACAGCCtcactgaagagagggagcactgAGGGTTGTATACACAGAGATGTAGTGATGGCTGTCTAAACTGACCTTAAGGAGCATTAAGATGTTCACTATAAAGATGTGTTTCTTTAAACCAGTTGAGTCAGTCAGCAGGACTGTATAATGCTAACACAGTGTATGAAGGCTGTAGAGATGGATAAGCATTTCCAAGAAGACAACATTGTTTAAGAAATGATTTCACTTttacatttgattaattatgtAACCTACTGAATGCAGTTTTCAGGGTCAACATGCTCACATGTGcacagtggcggccggccaatagagggccacggggcctggccccacccaccttgagccaccaaaaaaaaaaaaaaaaaattataaaattattaattataaaaattctaaaaattcaaaaaattgtcaatatgtgtgtttttgacctatggaatatacccgtaatatttgtaaaataggataactgcgccaaatatctgctttcctccttgaactctctgctagtgcacctctcagctgctctgctgcacgtgcactttctggggccaaatggatttggcccaaggaaggcgggtctaataagcagtacagccaatcactgattaaagatatatgattacaagcatgaatgacatacaattcatccaatcagcgccgtaaaaaagacttccgggagggccaaactgatttggcccatggtgtgcgcgcgcacgttcacgtgtgtctctctctgttctcgtcagggctcatgtcagttctcgcgggATCAAGACCTTCCTGAGAAACACCATGACACAGGATCGCCTTAATGCTCTGGCTATGCTCTCCATGGAGAAGAAACTTGTCAGGAACATGCCTGACTTCAATAAGAAGGTCATTGAGAGGTTTGCCACTCAGAAGGACAGAAGAGCAAagttcctttataaatgatctgtcgtatgttatattaacatactgaattgtatgaataagatgtccttatgtcagtgttggaataaatgataaaaatgtaactgcaaagtagtaatgcgtttttgatacctttttttgcattgaatcgtactaggatgtttgttgaaattgattggccctacccaaaaaaaaatccaccagccaccACTGCTCAAATTGCAATTTAGCGGGTTGTGGAGTCATTTTTCTTAAACATGActggcaaaaataaaaaaaataaataaaaaagtaaataaaaaaaaattaaaaaattaaaaaattaaaaaataagtaaataaataaataaattagtaaataaataaataagtaaataagtaaataaataaataagtaataaataaaaaataaacaagtaaattaataaaaaaataataataataagtaaacaagtaaataaataatgataaaaaaactcaataaataaataagtaaatcaataaatcaatcaataaatcaataaaaaaataaaaaaacaagtaatttatttatggggctgtcaatcgattaaaatacttaatcacgattaaacgcatgattgttcatagttaatcgcaattaatcacaaattaatcgcacatgttttatctgttcaaaatgaaccttaaagggagatttgtcaagtattaaatcctcttatcaacatgggagtgggcaaatatgcttgaggtcagaggtcagagatgacagcttttcctcgccaaaatttagcgtaagtttggagcgttacttaacctccttcacggcaagctagtatgacatgttggtcCCGATGAATTCATCAGGtttaatagtttcatatgataccatcagctttaaaactgagccactacaacctCGGAAAGATCAAATAGCGGCCTAAccatatttcttaaaaaattaaattaaataaataaaaaacaaaacaaaaaaagttgggGCGAATATATtacttataatattattatatataatattataacttcagtttatgaccaaatacctgcagaactaatgacGTTTATCAGCCTCAGCATGTTATAGTGTCACTGGGATGCATTTAACTCAGTTTAGCTTCACAGAGCTGCAGACTCtagttaaagagagagagagagcgagagagagagagagagagagagagagagagaggaagagagagagagagagagagaggaagagagagagagagagagagagagagagagagagagagagagaggaagagagagagagagagatagaggaagagagagagagagagagaggggaagagagagagagaggggaagtggAAGTTGTCCAGAGACTCTAAACTACTCTTCACAGGTCTCTTCACTTTAAACAGCAGTGAGTTACATCAACATCTGTACGGGATCCTGACTGAACACCAGACTGTTTATATGGTGAGTGGACTCATTTGAACttcagatagatatagatattgatatagatatagatttagATATAGATTAGATAATTACTGCCTGACATGAGTTTTAAAACATGCATGAAATGAACAGAAAAAGCAGATTATGAAGGTGTATTAATGGCAGTGATTGGGGGGGCAATGAAACATCTGACATtgaaagaataaagtcataattttttaagaaaatgtcatgaaaatatGAGGATATATatcagtggcggccggccaatagagggccacggggcctggccccacccaccttgagccaccaaaaaaaaaaaaaaaaaattataaaattattaattataaaaattctaaaaattctaaaaattgtcaatatgtgtgtttttgacctatggaatatacccgtaatatttgtaaaataggataactgcgccaaatatctgctttcctccttgaactctctgctagtgcacctctcagctgctctgctgcacgtgcactttctggggccaaatggatttggccgaaggaaggcgggtctaataagcagtacagccaatcactgattaaagatatatgattacaagcatgaatgacatacaattcatccaatcagcgccgtaaaaaagacttccgggagggccaaactgatttggcccatggtgtgcgcgcgcacgttcacgtgtgtctctctctgttctcgtcagggctcatgtcagttctcgcgggATCAAGACCTTCCTGAGAAACACCATGACACAGGATCGCCTTAATGCTCTGGCTATGCTCTCCATGGAGAAGAAACTTGTCAGGAACATGCCTGACTTCAATAAGAAGGTCATTGAGAGGTTTGCCACTCAGAAGGACAGAAGAGCAAagttcctttataaatgatctgtcgtatgttatattaacatactgaattgtatgaataagatgtccttatgtcagtgttggaataaatgataaaaatgtaactgcaaagtagtaatgcgtttttgatacctttttttgcattgaatcgtactaggatgtttgttgaaattgattggccctacccaaaaaaaaatccaccagccgccactgatcTACAGTTTCTGGGACTTTAGACGTtgatgacagaaagaaaagtgtCCTGATGAAACGTGGTTGTTAGTTATCACCACACTCATtcatggttatttatttatgttgcctGTTTGTCCTAAATTTGTTCCTAAATTATGcacaaatttgcattttggTGGGTTTTTAACGCTGATTCAGATTTGATTTGTagagttgtttttcttaaaaaaagaaaaaaaagaattatatatatatatatatatactgcatatgcctgttgattgattaaaatatttaataaaattaatcacactttttttatctgttcaaaatgtatcttaaagggagatttgtcaagtatttaaatatatgcttgaggtcagaggtcaagggacccctttgaaaatggacatgacagtttttctttgccaaaatttgttgttagtttagagcattatttaacctccttcactacaagctagtatgacatggttggtaccgatggattcatcaggttttatagtttactatgataccatcagctttaaaactgagctgctacaacctcggaaagatcgaatagcggccAGACTAAATCGCAAGTTGAGCAAATTTGTTATCGACTGccctgtaaaatatatataacatataaatactaatatttcttaatatttttctcatgaatatagtatataactaCTATAATATCTATTACAAACTACTATCAATACAGGAAGAAACATTAACtacataatatattaaaatgtatagaatttgtttttacatttttggactAATTATATCAGTTAGGGACTGATGAGTTCAccaattaactaactaactaactaactaactaactaactaactaactaattaactaattaactaactaactaactaactaactaactaactaattaactaactaactaattaactaactaactaactaactaactaactaaaagagaaaacacactaCAGTTTTCTGTCTGGTTTGTTGTGCtttgggaataataataataataataataacgcggaaaaatacaattcaattaaaaaaataaacataaaaaaataaaaaatatataaatacatgtcaGGATGTTTTGTCGGGAACACTTTTTAGGGGTCTATGACCTATTTTGAGTCAGGAAACAAAGAGATTTAGACTTAACATGTAggcatatttatataatttatatgcatttatatatatatactgtatataaagcggaggagagaggaacgagaggaggagagaagaaaaaaggatgattttattatttatcaaaaaataatatatgatgaaattatatatatatatatatatatatatatatatatatatacagtatatatattatcctgAGAGCCTCAATGATGCCGTATTTagtaagtattcagatcctttactgcagtaaaagtactaataccacactgttacAATACTTACTgtaacttttactgtaacagtgttttcagtacgacatccatgtatttttggcatattgtAGATTTCCATACTGcgtactacatgctacattctggccaaatcagtacgtactactagtatagtatgaggtttagaATACAGCCTTACCCGTCATGTcatcacattgtgatgtcatcacattctcatgacatgatgacatgagaatgtgatgacatcacaggtaAGGCTGTATTCCAAACTGtctcatgacatcacaatgtgatgTTCTGGAATCGGCTGTGATTCCTGTGATGTTGAGTTTGGCTTTAATCTAAAATTTTACTTATAGGAGAAGATTAGTGAACCAGGCAGTTGTTGACAAGctgatttaacattcaggttaatttaacattcgggttaatttaacattcgggttaatttaacattcaggttaatttaacattcgggttaatttaacattcgggttaatttaacattcgggttaatttaacattcaggttaatttaacattcaggttaatttaacattcaggttaatttaacatccaggttaatttaacattcaggttaatttaacattcaggttaatttaacatccaggttaatttaacattcaggttaatttaccGTTCAGGTTAAACAGTTTAACGTTGACAGTCGACTGTAGGGTGAGTACATTATTTACATCTCCATGGATCAAGCATCATTGTTACTGAGCTCTAAGGAGCTTTGGTTCACCAAAGAACTGAAAACCTTCAAGGAAGAAAACGACGCTCTGAAGGAGATCGCCTGGGAAAGAAAAGTCCAACTGTTGGAAGCCCAGCAGAAGGAACTGCAGGACAACTTTACTTTGGACCTTGCTGAGAAGCAACGAGGCTGGAAGACGCAGCAGACTCAACTCCAGATCAGAGTGAACCATTTGACGTGGCACATTCGCGATAAagacgctgttatccgtggtctccgtaaagagcagcacgataaggaccctgcaatccctgatctccggcaggagcagcacgataaggacgctgtgatccgtGGTCTCcttaaagagcagcacgataaggaccctgcaatccctgatctccggcaggagcagcacgataaggacgctgttatccgtggtctccgtaaagagcagcacgataaggacgctgttatccgtggtctccgccaggagcagcacgataaggacgctgtgatccgtGGTCTCcttaaagagcagcacgataaggaccctgcaatccctgatctccggcaggagcagcacgataaggacgctgttatccttgatctccgccaggagcagatcgataaggacgctgtaatccttgatctccggcaggagcagcgaggctgggagacgcagcagaCTCAACTCCAGATCAAAGTGAACCATTTGACGTGGCACAttcgcgataaggacgctgttatccgtggtctccgtaaagagcagcacgataaggaccctgcaatccctgatctccggcaggagcagcacgataaggacgctgttatccttgatctccagcaggagcagcacgataaggacgctgttatccttgatctccagcaggagcagcgcgataaggacgctgtgatctttgatctccagcaggagcagcacgataaggacgctgttatccttgatctccagcaggagcagatcgataaggacgctgtaatccttgatctccagcaggagcagcacgataaggacgctgttatccttgatctccgccaggagcagatcgataaggacgctgtaatccttgatctccggcaggagcagcgcgataaggacgctgttatccttgatctccgccaggagcagatcgataaggacgctgtaatccttgatctccagcaggagcagcgcgataaggacgctgtgatctttgatctccagcaggagcagatcgataaggacgctgttatccttgatctccgccaggagcagcgcgataaggacgctgtgatccttgatctccagcaggagcagcgcgataaggacgctgtgatctttgatctccagcaggagcagcgcgataaggacgctgtgatctttggtcTCTTCCAGGAGAAGAAGAGTCTCAATGAAAAGCTCGTGGAGACCAGAACCGAGCTGTTGAGCTCTGCAGATGAACTCCGACAGAGAGAGGACGCCTGGCAGGCCAAATACAAGGCTCTGGA from Sebastes fasciatus isolate fSebFas1 chromosome 6, fSebFas1.pri, whole genome shotgun sequence includes the following:
- the LOC141769617 gene encoding zinc-binding protein A33-like, whose translation is MAERTALFESFLNCHVCSETFRDPVSLSCSHNFCSSCLKKSWEQAENKNCPICKRKSSKNNIWVSFALKELSDSFAGGQKAGSSETEKEEKKVEVVCSKHQEELKLFCKDEERAVCPVCELSLHQSQKVVPVEQAVSDLKDQLKSDLESLQDKRDKHKQVEKTYHEVIQHSKKQLLSTERQIRAEFNKLHQFLKEEEESRLAALREEEEQKGKTISREMKMIQEHISSLSDSISAVEEDLQKHNVPFLSSYKATQTRARVQCSLSDPQLVSGALIDVAKHLGNLSFRVWEKMKDKVHFSPVILDPNTANRCLYLSDDLTSVRHGDTIQQFPDNPERNTKYATVLGSESFSSGKHSWEVEVGDHPHWNVGLTKESVERKGEIYASPEYGIWSLTHRSGKYTVGAGETVRVKKSLQRIRVQLDYDRGEVSFYDPEDMTRIYTHRDTFTEKLFPYFSIGAAGDVKTADVKICQTEILCDVQTRWC